From Vreelandella neptunia, the proteins below share one genomic window:
- a CDS encoding TRAP transporter permease, whose protein sequence is MTDDKNRPSGDGVDLEDMVASSDTGARKPAGMPGKLLVSIAAVWSLFQLWIASPIPFVLGFGVFSATEARSIHLAFALFLAYMAYPALKRSPRDRVPIQDWVLAAAAAFCGAYMFMFYEQLSQRPGAPILQDVIIGIAGILLLLEATRRALGPPLMIVASVFLLYSLAGPWMPGILSHGGVSLFGLINHQWLTTQGVFGIALGVSTSFVFLFVLFGALLDKAGAGNYFIKVAFSLLGHYRGGPAKAAVVASAMTGLISGSSIANVVTTGTFTVPMMKRVGFSAEKAGAVEVASSVNGQIMPPVMGAAAFLMVEYVGISYVEVIKHAFLPALISYIALVYIVHLEALKANMQGLKSSNPPKPLVNKVIGFLGGLLLMMVTALAVYYGLGWLKPVLGDATPWVVAVGLTVIYIALLKLAAGYPELELDDPNEPIYSLPQTKPTVLVGLQYILPVIVLVWCLMVERLSPGLSAFWATIFMIFIILTQRPITSIFRGRSDMRADLQEGVMDLWNGLVTGARNMIGIGIATATAGIIVGAVSQTGVGLVLAEVVETLAMGNLMLILLLTAVLSLILGMGLPTTANYIVVSALLAPVIVNLGAENGLLVPLIAVHLFVFYFGIMADVTPPVGLASFAAAAVSGGDPIRTGFQAFYYSLRTAALPFLFIFNTDLLLIDVTFLQGVLIFVVSTIAMLIFAAATQGFMITRNRWYESIVLLLIAFTLFRPGFWMDMIHDPYESIPPAQFVEALGDVDEDSTLRLQIAGLDDYGDPMTTYMTLPVPEGETGQERLDNLGMELFIEDGKATVDMVTYGSQAAELGFDFDQEIIEVLAPVDRWTKELMWIPAFLVFGLIVLMQRRRRDNTQAAATA, encoded by the coding sequence ATGACAGACGATAAGAACAGGCCTTCGGGAGATGGGGTAGACTTGGAGGATATGGTCGCCTCCAGCGACACTGGAGCCCGCAAGCCAGCCGGCATGCCTGGAAAGCTTTTGGTAAGCATTGCGGCAGTGTGGTCTCTTTTTCAATTGTGGATAGCATCGCCAATACCCTTCGTTCTTGGGTTTGGCGTATTTAGTGCCACTGAAGCCCGTTCTATTCACTTGGCCTTTGCGCTTTTTCTGGCGTATATGGCCTACCCAGCACTTAAGCGCTCTCCGCGCGACCGTGTTCCGATTCAGGATTGGGTGCTTGCAGCAGCGGCGGCGTTTTGTGGCGCTTACATGTTTATGTTTTACGAGCAGTTATCCCAGCGCCCCGGCGCGCCGATACTCCAGGACGTTATTATTGGTATAGCCGGGATACTGCTGCTGCTGGAGGCGACGCGTCGAGCGCTTGGCCCGCCGTTAATGATTGTGGCCTCGGTTTTTCTTCTCTATAGCCTGGCTGGCCCTTGGATGCCGGGTATTCTTTCCCATGGTGGAGTGAGCCTTTTTGGCTTGATTAACCACCAGTGGTTGACGACTCAGGGGGTCTTCGGTATCGCCCTGGGGGTATCAACCAGCTTCGTGTTCCTGTTTGTGTTGTTCGGTGCCCTGCTCGATAAGGCTGGCGCTGGCAATTACTTTATCAAGGTGGCTTTCTCGTTACTGGGTCACTATCGCGGCGGGCCGGCAAAAGCTGCTGTGGTGGCCTCGGCCATGACCGGTCTGATTTCCGGCTCCTCGATTGCCAATGTGGTAACCACCGGTACTTTTACGGTGCCGATGATGAAACGCGTTGGGTTTTCCGCGGAAAAGGCGGGTGCTGTCGAAGTGGCATCATCGGTCAATGGTCAGATTATGCCTCCGGTTATGGGTGCGGCCGCTTTCTTGATGGTCGAGTATGTGGGTATCTCTTATGTCGAGGTGATTAAGCATGCCTTCCTGCCCGCGCTGATCTCCTATATTGCGCTGGTCTACATCGTTCACCTTGAGGCCCTCAAGGCCAATATGCAGGGGCTGAAAAGCAGTAACCCACCTAAGCCACTGGTCAATAAAGTGATCGGCTTTCTCGGTGGTTTGCTACTGATGATGGTCACCGCCCTGGCTGTTTATTACGGACTTGGCTGGCTCAAGCCGGTACTGGGGGATGCAACCCCTTGGGTGGTAGCTGTTGGACTTACGGTCATTTATATTGCCCTGCTCAAGTTGGCAGCCGGTTACCCCGAGCTCGAACTTGATGACCCTAATGAGCCGATCTATTCCCTGCCGCAAACTAAGCCGACGGTGCTGGTAGGTTTGCAATATATCCTGCCGGTCATTGTGCTGGTCTGGTGTCTAATGGTGGAGCGTTTGTCGCCGGGGCTGTCAGCTTTTTGGGCCACCATATTTATGATTTTCATTATTCTGACCCAGCGACCCATCACGTCAATCTTTCGCGGACGCAGCGATATGAGGGCTGATCTTCAGGAAGGCGTGATGGATCTTTGGAATGGCCTGGTCACCGGCGCCCGCAACATGATTGGCATCGGCATTGCTACAGCTACCGCCGGTATTATCGTCGGTGCCGTCTCCCAGACCGGGGTAGGGCTAGTGCTGGCCGAGGTGGTGGAAACACTGGCCATGGGCAACCTGATGCTCATCTTGCTGCTTACCGCAGTGCTTAGCTTGATCCTCGGCATGGGGCTGCCTACGACAGCAAACTATATCGTCGTATCGGCACTATTGGCACCGGTCATCGTCAACCTAGGCGCTGAAAATGGCTTGCTGGTACCATTGATTGCGGTGCACCTATTCGTGTTCTACTTCGGTATCATGGCCGATGTTACCCCGCCGGTGGGGCTGGCCTCCTTTGCGGCGGCGGCAGTCTCCGGTGGCGATCCCATTCGAACCGGTTTCCAGGCGTTCTATTACAGCCTTCGTACCGCGGCGCTGCCGTTTCTGTTTATCTTTAATACCGATCTGCTACTTATCGATGTGACCTTCCTTCAGGGGGTGCTGATCTTTGTGGTGTCGACCATCGCCATGCTGATTTTCGCCGCCGCGACCCAGGGCTTTATGATTACGCGCAACCGCTGGTATGAGTCTATCGTGCTGCTACTGATTGCGTTCACACTGTTCCGGCCCGGTTTCTGGATGGATATGATTCATGACCCCTATGAATCCATCCCGCCCGCACAATTCGTCGAAGCGCTAGGTGATGTGGACGAAGACTCTACTTTGCGTTTGCAAATTGCGGGTCTTGATGATTATGGCGATCCCATGACCACTTACATGACGCTACCGGTACCTGAAGGCGAAACAGGGCAGGAGCGTCTCGATAACCTGGGCATGGAGCTCTTTATTGAGGATGGCAAGGCCACCGTTGATATGGTGACCTACGGTAGCCAAGCGGCAGAGCTCGGTTTCGATTTCGATCAAGAAATTATCGAGGTTCTGGCCCCCGTCGACCGTTGGACTAAGGAGCTAATGTGGATCCCTGCCTTCTTGGTCTTTGGGCTGATTGTATTGATGCAGCGTCGGCGTCGTGATAACACGCAAGCTGCTGCCACTGCATGA